The window ctttacttCTGTGAAATGGAAATTGGTTACTTctttaatcaatttaaaaacatcaaaattttatataccaaaacggtctaaaagttGAAATTTTAAAAGGGTATACTTTTAGTATTTTGGAGGTAAAAAATAATACAACGTattaaagataatattaatttttatattcatAACTTTCTAAAATGTTACGGATAAAAAATGAAACcatttgtaaaatatataaaaaaaaattaaataaaatatagaaagttggatgaattttattatattatataaatagtttaaatattttggtactatttgaaaatgtctatttttttattgtgaattaattagggttttttataaaaagaaaaagaaaaacaattaatAGGTAAGAAAGATGGGGAGTAGGATTTACCTGGAAGATTTCTCCATCTCAGATTTCAAAACTCTTTCAAATAAAAACATCAAAAAGTCAACCTCACGCTGCTCCCAAAAAAAGAAATCTTTATCACGAAATTCATccatataattgaaaaataattgtaaatatatatattgacaaatataaataaataaattaaaaagaaagacAGGGCTGGGCGGGTAGAAAAATAGCAGAAACATTCATTGATGTGTTCAAATTTAGGGAGTTAGTATCACTTTTAAGACTTTTTTACCTAAAGGACGTTGGAGGCTAAGTATTTATCTTACAATAACTATCTCTTGCCACCGACTCTCCAATTACTTATACACAATACTAATCATCAAAACACACATTTACTACTGCTTTGGCTACCTCCATCTCTATTGTAGTCTACTCAAGTGAcaaaaaaaatcgaattattATTTCATCTCCATACAATAAACGATTAATTATGTTTTATATAGAAATGGACATATCATCCTTACCCTCATAAATTCTTTGAAGTTTGAAGTTTATACTTAATTAAGCATATGGATTAAAGAACTAAAGAATTAGggaataaatgaataaattattttaaatacaaaatttataaaagagtatttataacaaaatatcaagaTAATTTACAGATTTAGAGtgagattttgttatattatataagtattttgataaattttattatattgaaAGAGGATTGGATTAAATGTggaatttaatattttaaacaaaatatttagaaaagagAGTAAAAAGGAGAGAGAAGTGACCTTAGAGCGAAGCCAATTATCATACGAGAAGGCAAAAACAGAGAGTACGGGAATATCCCATTCCAAACAAAGGTCAACCATTTCCCTTAACGACCGTACGCCGGCGTCGTGTCCATTCGAGTCCGGCAAATTCATCCGCCGTGCCCACCGCACATTTCCGTCCATAATCACCGCCACGTGTCTCGGCAGGAACTCCTTCTGAAGCCCAGCTGGCAACGCCGCTTCCTCCGCCACAGGAGCCGCCACGTCCGCCGCCCTAAGACGGAGGTTGGAGAAACGGCGCCGTTTGAAAACATAGGGCTTTGGAAGAGCGCAACCACTTAAAAGGAATTTAGGCGGCGGAGTAACTGGAAGGTTCTCGATGGGAATTGGGAATTGTAAGGAAAACATTATCCCAATTACAAGAGGAGAAGACAGAAATTCtgaatttcaaaatttcttcttcttttttttttctaatttattgtagaaaaagcaaaaagagatgaaaaagggaaaaaactTGCAATTTCGAATCCATTGTAGCCGCCTTAAAATAAGTAAGTCTCGTAATAGAGACAATTAAAACGACACCACAAGTGGAAATTATGGCGTCGTTTCGTCAGGATCTTTCCAATTTGACActgatttttttcatttctttatttattctCCAGACTATTGAACACTGTTGCTTCATCCAATCCGCAACTAATAGAGAACACTGATTCATTACCCGAAAAtaggaagaaggaaaaaaaaaaaaagactcaaTGATACGTTTTCTTTGACAACTAAatctttgaaaaaatatatttagaaaTTTCATTTTACATATTCTAATTTTAAGtaacataatattaaatttatcttcacGGACAAGAGCTTTGGGTTGATCAATGATTTAAAATGGTATTAAGATGTGATTCAAGAAGATCTCATGTTCACTTTTAATCGTTGGTGCCTTCTTTCTATATGAATTTACAAGTGAAAGATGTACCTAAGTAAAGCTTGAGTTTTTAGGTGGATCCAAGATTTAAAATTAAGGGTCGaaaactaaatgaaataatttttagaaaaatgatttttagattttagctaatatataatataagtttttaattagaaaatagaaacaaaaatagtATTAAATGACAATAAATACTTATAAATATAATAGAGTGCTGTGTGTGcctattaaaaaatatttacaagtctctcgataaattatatttgaaaattcatctaatttaaaaaaatattattacacCATACTTAATTTTTGGGTTTTAGTTAGTTATATTTATTGCATCTTAATGAAGGTCTTTCAATATATGTGTAGTATCTATATATAGTTTAATAATCACATGATTTaggtttttttagaaaaaacatatgatttttctattattttttttaaaaaatcaaaaataaaaaagccaTACAAACtttctaatttaatttagataATTTAGAGGAACACAAgcatatatttcaaaataaaaaattagaaacaaaatCGTTATATACCAAATctatttaaattacaaatttaacaTTTTGGCTTAATTTAAGCTTGTATCTAAAAGTTTTTTAAACTTCAAAAATATGTTTAAGgttacatttttgttttttttttttttttcctaataaaATCACAAACTTCCAATTTATTGTATAGCTTTCCATGATTTAAAAAACCattaaaaataaagttaataTGATTTATCATTTATTAGACCCAAaataaacaatttcaaaatagaaaattaggTTTAAAGTTAGTTATATTACACATTATACTAAACAGACATGAACCatataaacaaatatttaaaagtttgaAGTCTAAGCTTAATACCTTAATTAATTTAcatcatattattttattttgaagtaAATAAACAGAAATattatgaaattaaataaatacttataatatttttctcttaaaaaaCAAAGGATTACAAGACTTTTTGGTGCAATTATAACTTTGAAGTcttaatcttttttaaaataataaaaaaaaaaaaattatttttattggtaaTATTGTTTTGCTTGGATATAATTGAGTTGGGGGAGTTCTGGTTCTTATCCTCTCTGGAGTGTATCGATTTGATTATAATGACCACATTTGTCATTTTCAGTTCCCTCTTTAAATTTTGATCGTaaattttttgtgttttgtttttaattttcaaaactatcaactgttttgttttaatttgcCATGACTTTGGTGGTTGGTGCTTCTTTGGACACATGTACTCACTATATGACTTATGCAGATATTATTAATACTAATAATACACTTTCATGGGTTGAATTTTAAGTTTTCTCAGATTTCATTGATATCATTGGAGAGTCGTATACTCAATCCGAAAAGTTGTAAAGCAATAATTTTGTCGATCTCTATGATTCTGTCATAACTAAGCCTGGCTACTCAGTCACAAAACTGGATTTGAAAGTCAAACTATCTTAATTTAGTAATAATTTCGTTAATAATTAACCTGACTTCTTGTTAAAGTTAAAACCGACTCAATTTTTGTCTAAGGAGGTTATGTTGGTTATATAGTTTTGTAGGTGTTTTGTATACGGACAAAACTGAAACGAGTATTATTTATTGACATATCATGTGTGGACAAGAATACAATTTATATGTCTAATAAGGTTTTTGCATGGAAAGTTATCTTAGTTTATGGATAGATTAAGAGTTGGAAGAAGTTGAGTTTTTGTTGACACGAGTTCTTGTGTTGGCAAAAATAGTTTTTGTCTATGGAAAAGGTATAGGGAAATGTTAGTTCTGCTCACAAGATGAGTTTCATGAAAGGCGTTTTGAGTTTTCTTCCCACTTGTTTACTTGTACGATGTGATCGTTTATGCCAACGCAATATCAAAATTTGTGGTAAGGAGTTTTGCCTTTCGATTACACTATTTGTCCATGCACAGAACAACGTTGGTATAAAAGACTTTGTTCcacatatgttttttttttttttttttaagatttgttGAACAAAGTTCTTGTATTGAATTGGCTCATCTACTtcctttttaattaaattattaactTGATCGACAAACAACTCTTGCATAATTGTATATAATCATATCACCGGATAGTTAACTCACTCTAACTACTAAACTCAACATTGGCTTTCCTAAATTAGATCGATATACTAATTTATAAGTTTAGTCTTAAAGTTAAATTTTCATGTGTAAAATTTCATATCGTACAGAACTATGAATTCATATTTAAGTTCTTTTTAggtaattatatattgaatagTTGGTCATATATTTACATGCTAATAATTAAAACCTCTCTTATTGTAAGTTATAAATCAATGCATAATTTATTGATGGGTCTCTTTCATAATATTGTTGTTTCTAACAACAACAACCCATTTTTATTCAAACTCTCGAAGAAAACTTTCTTCGATGAGATTGGAGAGATTATTTGGATAATTAATAATGAGATCTGattttatatttctttaatAAGTTCTTTCTAAATTTTTCTAAAGTTTGAATTTGGTCGacaaattttttgaaaaaaaaaagtaaattcaAATCAATAATTAAAACTAAATAGTTATTAAAGAAGAACCTATATCACAAATCTGGCATTAACTTCACAAATAAGATTTGtgtacaagaaaaaaaaagtttctttCTCAATGCAAACACATATGGTTGAGTTTTAAGTTCAAACAAGAGTTGtacatcaatttaaaaaaatgagtgATAATTAATATAAGTTCTTTAATATGAGTGGTTTCAAAACCGCAAAAtcgtgttttttttttaggtttgaAGTGAACGAATATATCACATGTATTACCATTTTCAATCTATCTAGCTAGCTCTAGGATCTTTATGTTGGCCTTATCAATGGTATAACTAGCTAGATAACCTAGTTGTGTGGGATGATTTGGAGGGGAGTAAAACTATTAGAGGAACATCTTCACCTAAAGTAAGGAGTTCAAGGACAACGTAAAAGATCAACACCAAGATATTAAATTATAATCTTATGATATAATCAGTGGGTTTATATAAGTTCTTTTGTAAGTCAACTCGATTGCATTTCTCAATCAAAAAAGAGTTATTCATCTTAGAAGACGTCTTAATTAAGCCTAAAACAATATATGTGCACTGCTTATTAGAGGATACAATTTGCATCACATGttttattgaattaaaaaaGCAAAAACATATAAGAGAATTTTCAAACActaattaaaaaatgaataaaaaatattattggaagtgaagagagaagaagacgaagaagaaagGTGAAATGATAGATAGCGATGGCAACAGAAGATTACAAAAGCTCATTCATATTCCAGAAGCTACGAAGAAACTCTTCGCAAATTGGCACAAACGGAGAAAGCACCATTGGAGGACAAAATTGAACGGTACTCTACGAGAgaacttttcttcttcttcttttaacttTCGTTAATGTCCATAGGTTAACGGACACGTATCTGTCCATACAAAATTGTAAATGAATGCAAGAGTAAAGATGTGCATTAATTTTATGCTAAAGATAAccgtattaaaaatatttaacaaatttCAACTTATATCGATGAATATTGAGAATTGTATCATTTAGATATTAAACTAATAATCGAAATGATTTAAACTGTAAAAACACTTTCAAATATACTACCAATATACATGTTGATACATCATTAAGAGTTAATTTGgagatgataataataaaaaaaaaatttgcttCATTGATTCTTTTTATGCTATTATTGCAATTGTTGCTAATTATATCaactataatttaattaaattataatacgTGATTTAATTTAGACCGTTTTTTTGAGATTACATTTAAGAACGGTTAGTGCATCGATTGTATATTACGATTAACTCTTacagaaggaaaaaaaaaaaaaaacttgacaacaatatttttaaatataaatttaaaactattaaTTCAAATTACTTTACAATAATCTTTTACGGTAATTAATATCGACCATAATCAATGAGTAATGTTTGCACCAACTCAGCCTCCACTTTGACCAAATACAGAAATAATTTTCACAACTTTTACCAAATTGTAATGAAATTTTATTGACAGATTAAGAGTTAAcatttgtaattttgaaattataaattttattaaatttaagcAACATTACATTTATCCTTAAAAGGTCAAATCACGATCAAATTCATcacttttcttttcaaaaagaaTAACAAAAGTGATGTCGTTGAAAAGATAAGAATATGACGTAATTTTGTGCGGAGTCATAATTCCTTCCGGACTCAAATCAACTTTTTAACTTTACAAAAAACGGGTAGTAAGTGATAAAATTATATTGCATTATCTTTATCAATATAATCTCAAAGTTTATGGGAATGTgtaaaaacataatcaacttgaaacGGCGTCGTGCTGTCATTCACTCACGGGGAGACCAAGCGGCCGGTAGAGCACCACGTATTCTCCCGCCACCGTTGAACAACGTATTGGCGTTATACCCTCAACCACCCGAAAAAGCTCAGTTTCGAAAAACCCTGAACATGGCTCCAACCACCAGAAGTCTCTCATTTCCCCGAGTGATCGTCGAGAAGGACACCGACTCCGAGCACAGTTCGtcggaagaagaagaggaagacgaCGACGAAGAGCCTATTGAAGACGAAGACGAAGACGAAGACGAAGACGAGAACGGTAAAAGCTTCGAAAATGAAGGCCAAAGGATCGAAGAGGATTCCAACAAGAAGGGAAAAGCACCCATTACTCTCAGCCTTAAGAAAGTGTGCAAAGTAAGTTTTCGATTCGAGggttttctttgtttttggtAATGACTGGTTAAGGTTTTGGTAATTCTTGTTATTTGATTATTATTCAATTTTATGGTTGATTTTTTTAGGTTTGTAAAAGGACTGGTCATGAAGCGGGATTCAAAGGAGCTACGTACATTGATTGCCCTATGAAACCATGTTTTCTATGCAAGATGCCTGGTGAGT is drawn from Cucumis melo cultivar AY chromosome 11, USDA_Cmelo_AY_1.0, whole genome shotgun sequence and contains these coding sequences:
- the LOC103502025 gene encoding dehydrodolichyl diphosphate synthase 2, whose amino-acid sequence is MFSLQFPIPIENLPVTPPPKFLLSGCALPKPYVFKRRRFSNLRLRAADVAAPVAEEAALPAGLQKEFLPRHVAVIMDGNVRWARRMNLPDSNGHDAGVRSLREMVDLCLEWDIPVLSVFAFSYDNWLRSKREVDFLMFLFERVLKSEMEKSSRKGIRLSVIGDLSLLPKSLQTLINEAVERTKSNTKLQLIVAASYSGRYDVVQACRTLARKVKDNEIQVEDINDDLIEQELETKCTHIPHPDLLIRTSGELRISNFLLWQSAYTEFFFSETLWPDFRKDDFVEALLSYQTRQRRYGGRQS